The Pan troglodytes isolate AG18354 chromosome 19, NHGRI_mPanTro3-v2.0_pri, whole genome shotgun sequence region GGGCAACCTTTAGTGAGGCCTGAGTCCCAGGCATTGTCCGAGGGCAGTTCCACACTGAGGGACTGCAGAGGCCGCTGcttggaaggaaggagggagatggggtacgggttgggggttggggggcgcTTAGGGCTCCAAAGCCTAAAGCCAAACCCAGTGCAGGAGGCTTCTTACAATCGGGGAGGAGGGGAGTCCTGCGAGGGGGAGGGAAGCTTACTGTGGGGCGAAGGCCTGGGTTTGGGGAGGCTGGAGGAAGGGGCAGCAGGTCCTAgcgggggagggcaggggagcctCTGGGCAGGTACGGCCTGACGCCCCGGGTCCTCCCGCCCCGGCAGGCCTGACGGAGGACGAGGACGTGCGCGCCATGCTGCGGGGCTCCCGGCTCCGCAAGATCCGCTCGCGCACGTGGCACAAGGAGCGGCTGTACCGGCTGCAGGAGGACGGCCTGAGCGTGTGGTTCCAGCGGCGCATCCCGCGTGCGCCATCGCAGCACATCTGTGAGAGGCCGGGGAGCGCCGGGCGGACAGGGAGGTGGGGACAGGCCCGGTCCTCCGCCCTGACCCGGCCCTCCTCTCAGTCTTCGTGCAGCACATCGAGGCGGTCCGCGAGGGCCACCAGTCCGAGGGCCTGCGGCGCTTCGGGGGTGCCTTCGCGCCGGCGCGCTGCCTCACCATCGCCTTCAAGGGCCGCCGCAAGAACCTGGACCTGGCGGCGCCCACGGCTGAGGAAGCGCAGCGCTGGGTGCGCGGTCTGACCAAGCTCCGCGCGCGCCTGGACGCCATGAGCCAGCGCGAGCGGCTAGACCAATATCCTGccggggctgggagggagggccCCATCCTTGGAGAGCCCCCACGCCCAGGGAAGGCAGGGCCCCTGTCCTGAAGGCGCACGGTCTGGGTCGGAGCCCTTGGTCTTCGAAACTGAGGGTGGGGACACGCGCCCTGGCTAGGCCCAAGCTCCCACCAGGAGGGGTGGCGCGGCGCCTCCTTCAGGGAGGCCTGAGGCCTTCTGAGGGTGAAGACAGGGCCTCCTGTCTTTGGTAAGCCCCAGTCCTGCGGAGGAGACACTGCTACCGTGCTCGGGGAGTGCACAGGCCAAGGGGAAAGTCCAGCCCCTAAACTGGGGATCCCCCAGACCCAGGTGGGGGTGACTTACCAGCCAGTTACCTGAGGGCTGGGGGCAGCCTGGCGTGTTGCTGTTATTTCCTGAGCACCCACACCTGGATCCACTCCTATCTGCACCGGGCTGACTCCAACCAGGACAGCAAGATGAGCTTCAAGGAGATCAAGAGCCTGCTGAGAATGGTCAACGTGGACATGAACGACATGTACGCCTACCTCCTCTTCAAGGTGGGCTTCCGCCCTGAACCCCAGCCCCTGGCTCTGCCATCACTCTGACCTCTGCCTGCCCCCAGCCATCTGAATCATCAGATCCCCTGCCCTCTCCATCTGCAGGTTTTTTGGAGCGAGCAGCCTTTCCCTGCACAAAGGCAACATCTGGGGTTAGTTAGCCTTTTGCCTCCCCTGAGGCCACTGGGCCAGGAAGGGAGTGGGGAGCCGGGGCCCAGAACTTTCCTCATCCTCAGTTCCTACCCCTCCAAAGTGAGCAGCAAAgctgttttcatttccctgagtCTGCAAGGCACCTTTTGCACAGGCAGGAGCCAGCCTACAGGCGTGCATGTGCACAGATACACGTGTGTACCCTTCTCCACGCAGACCCTCCACTGTGGCACGTGTTGGCACCTCATGCATGGGAGCACAGGAGCACACAGGAGTGGGCTCTGCAGCTATGGCCCAGCTGGAGCCCATGGCGGACCTCTGTGTGCATGTGGACGGTGGGACCCACCTGTGACCCCGAAAGACAGGAGAGCCCATGGCAGCTGGACCCCTGGGCCACAGCTTCACAGGGATGCTCCATGAATTCTCATTGACTTGTTCAATGACCCTGGGTGTGAATATGTGCATGTCAGGATAGTAACGTGTCCACCTAGGGGAGTGTGAGGGCCCAAGGGCCCTGTCTTGGCCCAGGGTCACCATTTTTCCTTCCACATCTTGATTCTTGGGGTAGGTCATGGTGCAGAGGGGCAGGCACTGAACCAGAGAGACCTTTAAAGTCCAGCCCTGccggccaggctcagtggctcacccctgtcatcccagcactttgggaggcctaggcgggaggattgcttgaagccaggagtttgagatcagcttgggcaacatagcaagaccccatctctacaaaaaatacaaaaattagccaggtgcagtggtgcacaccagtggtcccagctgtccagctatttggaaggctgaggtgggaggatcacttgagatcacgcgttggaagctgcagtgagctatgatcatgccactgtgctccagcctgggtaacagagcaagaccaaacaaacaaacctaaaaaacaaaccaaaaaatcctGCCCTGtaatttaccagctgtgtgagctAGAGTCACAAGTCTTACTCTGTTTTTCTACCTGTGAAATGGGGACCATTGCCTTCTCAGATGTGGTAGATGACAGATGGGTCAAAGGGGCCAGGTTTCCTGGAGTGTCTGCCTCCTCTGAGCTTCTCCTGCTGCTCCCCAGGAGTGTGACCACTCCAACAACGACCGTCTAGAGGGGGCTGAGATCGAGGAGTTCCTGCGGCGGCTGCTGAAGCGGCCGGAGCTGGAGGAGATCTTCCATCAGTACTCGGGCGAGGACCGCGTGCTGAGTGCCCCCGAGCTGCTGGAGTTCCTGGAGGACCAGGGCGAGGAGGGCGCCACACTGGCCCGCGCCCAGCAGCTCATTCAGACCTATGAGCTCAACGAGACAGGTGAGGGGGGTGGCACGGCCAGGTCGTGGCACCTGAAAGGGCTGTGTTCCCAGCCAAGCGGGTTCTGCTGCGGGCTGGCGTGGGCATCATCTCGGGCAGGTTACCTCGCCTCCTCCAGACTCAGCTTCCACATGTGTAAAATGGCACAACAGTTTGTCTTCCTCCCAGGGTCTGGTCGAAGGTTAAGTGGCATGACTTACGTGGAGTCTAGTCAGTAGATTGTCTAGTCATTATTCCTAAGTTGAGTGGGCCTTGGGGGCATTGGAAGCTGGACATGGGGGATCCCTATGTGGCCTGATGCCCTCTCCTGCCACCCCTGCAGCCAAGCAGCATGAGCTGATGACACTGGATGGCTTCATGATGTACCTGTTGTCGCCAGAGGGGGCTGCCTTGGACAACACCCACACGTGTGTGTTCCAGGACATGAACCAGCCCCTCGCCCACTACTTCATCTCTTCCTCCCACAACACCTATCTGACTGACTCCCAGATTGGGGGGCCCAGCAGCACCGAGGCCTACGTTAGGTACTGTAGCAGGGGGTGAATGTTTCCGGGAGCCCCACCTGGGGAGAGACATGGGCTGGCTTCCTGGGGCCTTCCTGGCCCAGCCTGCCTGCTGCCCTGCTCTGTGGCACTCTGGCAACACCTTGCCTGTCCACCCATCTGTCCACGCACAGGGCCTTTGCCCAGGGATGCCGCTGCGTGGAGCTGGACTgctgggaggggccaggaggggAGCCCGTCATCTATCATGGCCATACCCTCACCTCCAAGATTCTCTTCCGGGACGTGGTCCAAGCCGTGCGCGACCATGCCTTCACGGTGAGCCCCTGGgatgcccagccccagccccacagccTTCCCAATGACCTCCGTCCGCACTCACATGCCAGCTGCCCTCCGTCCTTCCAGAGGAAACCCTTGCCCAGAGAATCATTCATTCACCAAGTGCTGCTGGGATAAGTGGCCAATGGGGTGGCATAAAGCTGAATGAGATGCCACCCTCATATTTGGGAAATATGTTCCCTCTCTCATATTTGGGAAATGTCCTAAAAATCACAGAGTTTCCAGAAGAAAACCTTTGGGGGAGGGAAGGACATTTTAATCATGACTTCCAAAGAATAAATAAGCTGTAAGAGAAGCTCACCAgtggcatctgcataaacactgCAACTTTGGTCACAGTGTGCAAATCTTCCCATCAGCAAATGATGGGAGGAGAGTTTTCACATCACTGACATGGTCAATGTCATTCACATGTAAAAAGCATTTAtgggaccaggtgcggtggctcacacccgtattcccagcactctgggaggctgacgcgaggatcacttgaggccaggaattccagaccagcctgagcaaatagCTAcatcctgtctcaacaaaaataaaaattagctgagtgtgggggcatgtgcctgtaggctgagttactcaggaggctgaggtgggaggatcacttgagcccaggactggAGAACACAGGGAGactgactgcgccactgcacttcagcctgggtgatggagagagACCAAagcttaaacaacaacaacaacaaaaaatcggccgggcgtggtggctcacacctgtaatcccagcactttgggaggctgaggtgggcagatcacctgaggtcaggagtttgagaccagcctggccaacatggtgaaacctcatctctactaaaattacaaaaattagccgggtgtggtggcgggcgcctgtaatcccagctacttaggaggctgaggcagggagaatcacttgaacccgggagatggagttgtagtgagctgaaattgcaccactgtaccccagcatgggcgacagagcaacactccatctcaaagaaaaaaaaaatcattcctgcAGCCGCCCTCAGCCTCCTAGACAGTCTGCTGCTTCCCTGGGTTCTCCAGAGCCCTGCCTTTGCCTGCCTGTCCTGAAGGGTCTGGGAGCCAGATGTTGGGAGATACTGGCAGAGGGAGGGGAGTGGCTCTGAGCTGCTGCCCTTCCCCCCACAGCTGTCCCCTTACCCTGTCATCCTATCCCTGGAGAACCACTGCGGGCTGGAGCAGCAGGCTGCCATGGCCCGCCACCTCTGCACCATCCTGGGGGACATGCTGGTGACACAGGCGCTGGACTCCCCAAATCCCGAGGAGCTGCCATCCCCAGAGGTGACGCCCCCCAGCCCCTAGCCTGGGTGGAGGGAGGTCTGGTGGGAGTCCGCCTCCCCGCACTGCTCGTGCCACCTCTGTGGCTCAGGACCCCTCACCTCTTGCTGCCTTAACTTTTCTCTGTTCCTCCGTTCATCTGAGGTCTGCCATCCCCTGGTCTTGTCCTTCTGCTGCCCTCTGGCTCTCCATTCTTGACtagacccccccacacacaccctcttctGTAACCTGGCTTTGCCCTGCTGGCCCTGCGTCCCTGCCTGTAGAGTCCTGCAGGCTCTGCCATTCCCACCTGCAAGGCCCCGCTTGACACTTTCTCCACCCGGAAGTCCCTTCTCAGCCATCCACACTTGCCAAGCGTCACCTGCTTAGAATTCAGCTCAACTTCAGCCACCTCTTCCTGTGGCCTTATCCACTTCCCCAACTCTCGGGCCTGAGGCGGCCTCCTGCTCTCCCCCAGACACCAGAGCGCGTCCTTGGCTCTCTCCAGACATTTATCCTGTCGGGCTCCTTGAGAAAACTCTCCTCCTACTTCCAATCCCCAACATGCAGGCAGGGTTGACTCACcctcgtgtgtgtgtgagatgtgaTTTTTGTTATTACTGTGAAAATCACACCCATATGGTAAAAGAAAACTGAGCTGTACTAAGGGACGCGATGAACAGTGCTCCCCTCCCTCCACTGACCTGTCCTCTTTCACAAGAAGTAACCATCTCTAACTTTCTTGCATGTCCTTCAAGAATTTCCCCACACACATTACCTGTGTACACATGTGTACTGTCTTCTCTTTTAAATGGTACCAAAAAAGGACATGTGATTCCAGGTTGTAGCCTCACTTCTTCCACGTAAGATCTTCTTTGAAGAGGGCCCCTTTCCTTTCAGT contains the following coding sequences:
- the PLCD3 gene encoding 1-phosphatidylinositol 4,5-bisphosphate phosphodiesterase delta-3, with amino-acid sequence MLCGRWRRCRRPPEEPPVAAQVAAQVAAPVALPSPPTPSDGGTKRPGLRALKKMGLTEDEDVRAMLRGSRLRKIRSRTWHKERLYRLQEDGLSVWFQRRIPRAPSQHIFFVQHIEAVREGHQSEGLRRFGGAFAPARCLTIAFKGRRKNLDLAAPTAEEAQRWVRGLTKLRARLDAMSQRERLDHWIHSYLHRADSNQDSKMSFKEIKSLLRMVNVDMNDMYAYLLFKECDHSNNDRLEGAEIEEFLRRLLKRPELEEIFHQYSGEDRVLSAPELLEFLEDQGEEGATLARAQQLIQTYELNETAKQHELMTLDGFMMYLLSPEGAALDNTHTCVFQDMNQPLAHYFISSSHNTYLTDSQIGGPSSTEAYVRAFAQGCRCVELDCWEGPGGEPVIYHGHTLTSKILFRDVVQAVRDHAFTLSPYPVILSLENHCGLEQQAAMARHLCTILGDMLVTQALDSPNPEELPSPEQLKGRVLVKGKKLPAARSEDGRALSDREEEEEEEEEEEEEVEAAAQRRLAKQISPELSALAVYCHATRLRTLPPAPNTPQPCQVSSLSERKAKKLIREAGNSFVRHNARQLTRVYPLGLRMNSANYSPQEMWNSGCQLVALNFQTPGYEMDLNAGRFLVNGQCGYVLKPACLRQPDSTFDPEYPGPPRTTLSIQVLTAQQLPKLNAEKPHSIVDPLVRVEIHGVPADCARQETDYVLNNGFNPRWGQTLQFQLRAPELALVRFVVEDYDATSPNDFVGQFTLPLSSLKQGYRHIHLLSKDGASLSPATLFIQIRIQCS